A single window of Cryptococcus neoformans var. neoformans JEC21 chromosome 3 sequence DNA harbors:
- a CDS encoding monooxygenase, putative translates to MPRPCLKNTTAPFLRTCSTRVPQNWADRSLYTTTTTRPTAGNDSTPCIWSFATASSSFSNLQIKRSSPHTHIIPLSCCCRINPRNMTTETGKPVIRVAVIGAGASGLTQTQQLLEAWSRKAVKTKLEVVAFEARGDVGGVWLSEDGPKQAERTSLPGENDKMDDVFSYSTASKISSPMYEGLRTNIPAPIMAFRGFKFPEKTPLFPDRAAVLKYLQDYAKAYELLPYIRFNTRVERVYLTSTTRGSDKRRWTVESVSGNSKTSEEFDYISVSNGHYSDGWIPNTPGLSSFPGQIIHSRFYRRASDHAGQTVLVVGSFASGGDISRLLASHNIDKYDPSGQPLSRSLTPDQKLDDSSSLKAATGENFIKVYVSSSGATSHSVSPDGPCAPYIHNLPLISHLSPPSSAYPKGVIHFEDGQQLSGVDTIIYATGYNFAYPFFKRADKPWDEVDLVDGVIRSGERKGGEEWEEGGVKGLGMKKLDELLLFLKGDRSIAFPALSYQVVPFPLAQVQARLTSLLWANLLPSFPEHPALPENPSNPYSKQSVSVPSINHLDVSSLSAPQPDITVTAAATPPTTTTKVCSSSSPSTTPLDRKTLSARQKLLFGTPYEWTYSEYLMSLMSEAEGGKEAEVEEHWKKIEPWRREMRDRKDLRKKTLGY, encoded by the exons TCCAAATCAAGAGGTCTTCACCGCATACGCATATCATACCTTTGAGCTGTTGCTGTAGAATAAATCCTAGGAACATGACGACCGAGACAGGTAAACCTGTCATTCGCGTGGCCGTCATAGGCGCCGGGGCGTCCGGTCTAACTCAAACACAACAGTTACTCGAAGCTTGGAGTAGGAAAGCGGTCAAGACAAAGCTGGAAGTCGTTGCGTTTGAAGCTCGAGGAGATGTTGGCGGAGTATG GTTATCGGAAGATGGACCCAAGCAGGCCGAGAGGACTAGCTTACCAGGCGAAAACGATAAGATGGACGATGTATTCTCTTATTCAACAGCCTCCAAGATATCGTCGCCGATGTACGAAGGTTTGCGAACCAATATCCCAGCT CCTATAATGGCTTTCAGAGGGTTTAAATTTCCGGAAAAGACGCCTCTTTTCCCAGATCGAG CCGCTGTACTGAAGTACCTTCAGGACTATGCCAAAGCATACGAGCTCCTCCCTTACATCCGTTTCAACACTCGTGTAGAGCGGGTCTACCTTACTTCTACTACCCGTGGCTCTGATAAACGAAGATGGACGGTCGAATCTGTATCTGGCAACTCTAAAACATCCGAAGAGTTTGACTATATAAGCGTGTCGAATGGGCATTACAGCGATGGATGGATACCCAACACACCCGGCCTCAG CTCATTCCCAGGCCAAATCATCCATTCTAGATTCTACCGCAGAGCCTCCGACCATGCCGGCCAGACCGTCCTCGTCGTCGGATCTTTTGCATCAGGCGGCGATATCTCCCGCCTCCTCGCTTCCCACAATATCGACAAATATGATCCATCCGGCCAACCATTGAGCCGTTCGCTCACCCCCGACCAAAAGTTAGAtgattcttcctctttgaaAGCCGCTACAGGGGAAAACTTTATCAAAGTTTACGTCTCGTCGTCTGGCGCTACCTCGCACTCCGTAAGCCCTGACGGACCCTGTGCTCCATATATCCACAATCTgcccctcatctcccatctttcaccgccttcttccgcctATCCTAAAGGTGTCATCCACTTTGAAGACGGACAACAGCTCTCAGGGGTGGATACAATCATCTACGCCACGGGGTACAATTTTGCTTACCCTTTTTTCAAGCGTGCAGACAAACCTTGGGATGAGGTGGATTTGGTTGATGGGGTGATTAGGAgtggggagaggaagggaggtgaggaatgggaggagggcggggTAAAAGGTttgggaatgaagaagcttgaTGAGCTGTTACTGTTTCTGAAAGGAGATCGCAGTATCGCCTTTCCTGCTCTCT CCTATCAAGTAGttcccttccctcttgCGCAAGTGCAGGCTCGTCtcacctccctcctctgggcaaatctccttccttctttccccgAACATCCCGCTCTACCTGAAAACCCATCGAACCCTTATTCCAAACAATCAGTTTCTGTACCATCCATCAATCACTTAGACGTATCATCTTTGAGCGCACCTCAACCCGATATCACAGTCACTGCTGCAGCAACACCTCCCACTACCACTACCAAAGtttgttcttcctcttcaccatcaaCTACCCCGCTCGATCGTAAAACCCTTAGTGCGAGACAAAAGCTCCTATTCGGCACACCGTATGAATGGACATACTCTGAATATCTCATGTCGCTCATGTCGGAAGCAGAGGGTGGGAAAGAGGCGGAAGTAGAAGAGCACTGGAAGAAAATTGAGCcttggaggagggaaaTGAGGGACAGAAAAGATTTGAGGAAAAAGACACTTGGATATTAG